Proteins encoded within one genomic window of Candidatus Fusobacterium pullicola:
- the rplC gene encoding 50S ribosomal protein L3, protein MSGILAKKIGMTQIFEDGKFIPVTVVEAGPNFVLQKKTVENDGYTALQLGFDEKKEKNTTKPVMGIFKKAGVNPQRFIKELRVDSVEGYELGQEIKVDVLAGVEFVDITGTSKGKGTSGVMKRHGFGGNRASHGVSRNHRLGGSIGMSTWPGKVLKGKRMAGQYGNETVTVQNLRVVKVDAENNLLLIKGAVPGSKNSYIVVKPAIKK, encoded by the coding sequence ATGTCAGGAATTTTAGCTAAGAAAATTGGAATGACTCAAATTTTTGAAGATGGAAAATTCATTCCAGTAACAGTTGTTGAAGCTGGTCCTAACTTCGTACTACAAAAGAAAACTGTAGAAAACGATGGATATACAGCTCTACAATTAGGATTTGATGAGAAAAAAGAAAAAAACACTACTAAACCAGTAATGGGAATCTTCAAGAAAGCAGGAGTAAACCCTCAAAGATTCATAAAAGAATTAAGAGTAGACTCAGTTGAAGGTTATGAATTAGGACAAGAGATTAAAGTTGATGTTTTAGCTGGAGTAGAGTTCGTAGATATTACAGGAACTTCAAAAGGTAAAGGAACATCAGGAGTTATGAAGAGACACGGATTCGGTGGAAACAGAGCTTCTCACGGGGTATCTAGAAACCACAGATTAGGTGGATCTATCGGTATGTCGACTTGGCCTGGTAAAGTATTAAAAGGAAAAAGAATGGCTGGACAATATGGAAACGAAACTGTAACAGTTCAAAATCTAAGAGTAGTAAAAGTTGATGCAGAAAACAACTTATTACTAATAAAAGGTGCAGTACCTGGATCAAAAAACAGTTACATAGTTGTTAAACCAGCTATAAAAAAATAA